The genome window GTATTTCATTTGCTCTGTATGGCTCAGTAAAACCAATCACTGACATTAAGAGTCTTGCACATGGGCAATGTGAAATCCTACAGTGTTAACACTTGTGCGTGAATCAGACATGCCACCATTAACCAGAGGACTTTTTCATGACGGTGTTGTAAACATGATGTACCAGCGCTACATTTCCCTGCTACTCTTTTCAATCATCTAGGTGACTTTAGCCTGTGCTTTAGTGAATTTGTAAACGCAGATCTTTCTGTTGTGATGCCGTGTTGTGCAGTCTACACATCATGATGTATGTGATAGTGGAGAGAGTCGGGtaggctgatgatgatgatgaatgtaACTTAGGCTTTCCTAACGGAGACTAGCCTACAGGCCTGAACGTGAGGGATCTGGAGAGGTATGCTTCATACCTGAGGGGAGGTTTAACATTCAGGAACAAAACCTGTCTGCCAGGGTGAATCCGCAGAAGCAGCAGTCGTATTGTCAGTGGTTGTTCTGGTAGTTCGATCACGTATATCATCAATGTACCGTGGGTGTTTCTTTTATAATGATGTCGTGCACTTCTAGTGAAGCACCTTTAGATGTGAAtgttttgtaaaaaaataagaaaaaaagacggGGAAACTGATTGGAGGTTGATGGTGAGCTTGTTGAAATGGGTGTTTCTGTGCTTTACGTTCTCAATAAAGACAACATTTGTAAATGCCACCCTTAGCCTGCTGTAGTTCCTCTGGCTGCACTCTGCACACAAGCCCTTTTTCATCCTAAAGTCCCCAACACAACGACATGTTCCAGGAGATGTATCCTGAAGTTCATATTTGCTTATTGGAGTCAGGAAGAGAACATGGTAGAATGAGTGTTTTCCAAACTTTTACATCTAACATGCCCTAACCGCCCTGTGAGCCCTGGATTCGACAGCAAGCGTTCATTCAAATAGAAGGAATGAACgcttgcagacagacagctgaatttttctttcagctgtctgtctgtttcttttagCTAAGTAGTTCAGTTGTTTACCTAACTGTATTTCAGCTGCTAATCATTGTGTGTATCCATACAGTTTGCTTACTATTTAAATTCCTTACATTTACCTAATaacctcatttcctgtcaattACATTAGGCTAACTCTTTCAGCTGTTTATTCATCAGGCCACTGTTGGCTAACAATTCAGCTTCTCTGCTTGCTCGCCAGCATGTTTTCACACACTCTCCATTTCATCCATAAACTGTATGAGTGGTTGTCAAACAGAGGGGTAGGCCCCCCTGTGGGGGAATAGAGCCACTGCAGGTGCGGTCCTGGATGACCGTGGAAAATATGGAGTGAAACTAATGAGTATGAttttgtaatgaaaaaaaaaaaaacttgatgaTCTTTATTTCACCAAAATTCAAATTAGATCCATTTTTATCAGTTGCAGTTGTTGATGTTTGGTAGAAAATGAGGGGCGGGGGAGATGaacttttctcttcttctgaaGGGAACATGAGAGAGAAAGTCTGAAAACCACTGGACACACAGATTGCAACATGTGGTCACAACTGGTTCAGTCACTGTTTGTTCTGAGGATCAACATCACAACAGCTCGTAGGTCTAAACTTACTTggctgttttcctcctcttcaaaaCAATTATGTGGATATATTTTAATCGAAAAcgtgcaaaataaaataaaatggaaatagtcTTTCTGGGTACCCGGAGAACTATACTGTATGGAaacattttatggttttatttagGAAAGTTTGCAAACTTTTGTCACACAgagatttctgcatttttttttttatcgggAGGAGGTGGATTTTTCAAAGGAGTAGCCTTGTACTGTAATCCTTTCTTCAAATCCCAAAACGCCTACTGTGCAGAGCTAAGTACAGTTTCTCTGCACCATGCATCAGAAACCTCAGCGCTCCCACTCTGGCTTCTCTCCGCTGATGGCTGCACTGTAATATAACTCTCTTGTACATAGCTATTTATATTTCCAAATGTCCAATCTTCATGAACTatgaaaagctttgttttaGCCTAATAACAATACATTTGACCGTCTTCTTattcaaaatgaattaaatcaaaCCCAGCGAATCCATACATCCCCCCCAGGCGGAGTGCtgcatgttggcatgctgagaaacatttgacTGCAGTGTTGGCGTCTCAAACCATGGCCTCCGCCTCTGATTACGGGAGCAGAGAGTGTCTTTGCGATGTCTCCTCACCACTCTGAGCCCCCAATTTACTGATACAGCATGACAAGTGTGTTTACCCTCCCGACAGCTGTCACTCGGTCTCGCCTTTTCCCAACTATTGCTTTGAGGGAGAAATTCAAATAGGCTAATATTTAAATAAGTATCAGGACAATTTATTTTAACACTGTCAAAGTCTGATTTTATTATCCGGGCCACTTTTAAAATGCCTTTTGGCCTTGGAAGGATTTAAGTCCTCCCAGAGATTCAGCTTTGCAGCAACTGAACTGACAGCAAGACTGCGTCATCTGGATCCAGCAAACAGACCCCCCCATAAATCATGCTGGTTTCGATTAACCACTGATTTCTAGGCTATCATCACAACGTGGCACTTTTTAATCTCATTAAAGTGACTAATACATGGATTTTGCATGGAAATCGTGCTGGAGATGTCTCTCTGGGGAACAGTGTGTGCCCTCTGCAGGTGAAAGTGAACACAAGCTGTGCGTCATGTTGATAATGCCACACAGCacttgacatttttctgttgaaaGGACAGGCAATggggcacagtgtgtgtgtgtgtgtgtgtgtgtgtgtgtgtgtgtgtgtgtgtgtgtgtgtgtgagtgtgtgtttgaatccaCTGCAGCTATTTCTGTAGTGAACTGGTGCTACTTGATGATGTTAGCTAATAACGTGTCCTCTGCGAAAGTCATCATCACACAGCAAATGACAGAGAGGGTCACCAGTGAGTGTCGTTCTGCACCcgcacaagtgcacacacacacacacgcagacatttAAGCTGATGACTGCGAATATGTGAGCGCTTCTGTGATAGGACAAAATGTGACAAGGCCAGCGGTCTGAAACAAACTATAACACGGATGACATAAGGTtatctttttcatttgctgcacAAGGCCAAAATCTGACCTTCAAAGTGCAGaagactgtgtgtctgtgctctgctctctccctttCACTCGCCCTCACTCTTCAGAGAGGAGGCGTTCTTATCGACGGCGAATGGAACAATGCAGCTGATACAACACAGTGTATACAACACAGTATGGAAACTACATCACAGCACTTTAGGGACTGTCTGAAAATGATGACCCTCCTCCACATTAAGAATATTTAATTTTGAACCTTCCCTTGACTTAGAAAGAAAATCTGCAGTACAATAAACCCTGATGCCTAAAATATCAATACAGTATCAGCACAACTTCATACAACTTCAGAGAAAGACCTCATACCCCAAAATGAACCATAACACTTCTACAGCATTTAacccttttctgtctgtttgtttttcttgtttgctcGCTTGCTTtacaatagaaaataaagaaacatatAAATCCTTGGggagaaaaaattaaaagacaCTCCCCTGCCTACCTGTCATACCTTCCCCTCAGCAGAGAGAAACCTGATAACTTTCATACGGTCCCTTACTGAAACTAAGCACATATTGGATTGTAATCCTAGAAGCtgtgcaggcaggcaggtttACAGCTAGAAGAACATGAAAGAAATATGAACACGCTCTCTCTGTATTCAGGATGACAATAGACAGCGGGTTAAATACATTATCCCACCTCTCCACAGGAAATCCACACGTATGTAAAGATTGCACAGTGCCCAACGCGACTGTTTAATATTCAAGCAATGGGAGAAATAGCTGGAactttattatattatatatttgttgGTGTGCTATCACGATCACAACACAGGGAGTGTGTGAAAGTAGGACAGCCATTATTGGTGCTAAATCTGGTTCATGATTCCGGCAGGGTGGCTGCTGTTGCGGCCTCATTCCGCTAGATGGCGATATGCGCATATGAAAACCCTCCAAGCGGCACAGTGATTGGGCGACTGTGTTTTTgcggtggtgtgtgtgtgagagagcagacCTGTTCTCAGGGCCGCTGCTCTGCTGTAGCATTAATAATGGAACTGTGAGCATGTTTTAGTAAATGCTCACCATGTTCAGCATGTCATTGTCTGATCACAGCCTCATAAATGACCTCTGTGCTGGGCTGATAGATGAGTGTCACTGGCAGCACTGTGATGGGAACAGTTGGTGCatgagacagatttttaattatttgtcaAGTTTAATGTAGAGGAAACTATTATTATATCACTACGGGCTTTCCAATCGTGATCTTCTTTGGTAAATCTCAACATCTTACACAGGCCCAGACACACGGAGCAGAATGTGGACCATCTCGCATTAACGTGTTCCAAATGGGTTTTCATGACTGCTGCAAACTTTCCTCAAACTGGGtctcatgaaaaaaaaacgaaCACCCCCTTGCCGAACAAGCTCTCCATTAACCGTCTAAAACTAGTGATGCAACTTGTGATCCGTCTCCTGTAAGAACCTCAGATGGCAAGGTGGGAGGAATATTCATGGTTCTCGAGAAGATAACAGAAGAgcggggagagggagagaatgagtgagatatagagagagggagagaatgagagagagagagagacgggccTGCGTGTCtgtgggaggggaagggggCTCGTGGAGAGGAAAATCAAACCCACCCAGACCTCTTCATACGTCACCGTTCGCATCACAGATGTTCCCACAGACACTCGGTGTGGGTTGTGGGCCGAGGCGTGTGGAGAGCCGGCACGGCTTCAATTGGCTTGTTTTTGGACCGTTGTGCGCGCATTATAATATGTAAGGCCGCCGCGTGCGTAAACGGAGGCTTCAAACACTGTGGTGATGTCTAAAAGCAGTCCTCTGAGTAGGAGCTAGCAGTGAATGAAGTAGCTGCGCGGTGCGTGTGAGCGCAGGAGAGATGCTGTTAGGTTTGACATTGATGACACTTCGTACATATTCATTACCATTTGATGGAAAATGAAACACTTTGCTTCTTCTCGTCCGCGATGCTGTCACCGATTCTCATCAGAAATGTTTGAAACTGTCGCAAGAAAAAGAGGCACTGATCTCAAAATAAGTACATCCCCTGAAATCTAGGTTTCTAGATAAAAAGTCACAGGAAAGGAGAACTTGCGTGGGCGTGCCTGGTTCTGTTTCCACGGccatggcagaaaaaaaaaagaaaatagggGAGTTGTTATTGATGGAAATTAGGCTATTTAAATACCTGCCAGATGAAACGGGGGTAAAACCTTCCTCTCCAAAACAGCTTGGGGTGAGAGTGCGCTCTAAACCGCAGCCCTCGCTCCTAAGCTCTTTTGAAGTGGTTTTCGTGagtactgagagagagagagagactcttTCAGTGCAGACCGGCTCTCTTGTTTACTTGTACGTCACAGTCTGCTGTGACGGGACAGAAATCCCCCTCCAGTTTTCCTCAGACCAGCTTGTGCACAGCTTCTCTCTCGGTCACAAAAGTGTTGAAATTTTTAACAAactttttttcagctttatttttctttattcttgcCTTTTCCTGTTAAAGCTCCAAATGGTCCCTTAAGTCACCACGATGAGCAATTAatctctcctccatcacctccactcCTCATACTATCATTATCATGATTGTTTTGCGCATCTGAGGCCCATGAAAACGTTTTTCGACCCCTGGCTAATGGCCTAATGACTCACTCACATCTACTTAACGCGGGACTTTCCCCCCCCTGTATCCACTCCTTTGAGACCCTGCTGCGGCACATATTTGGCCTCTGATGCGTCCCATCGGAATGTTGTCCTTGGCAGCGCGCACATCTCCAATCCATCCACGCAGATGCTCCCGCGCGCCCACTCTCACCCGCCACTCTGCCAAGCGGCATGGCATCTTGAGACGCCCCCGACATTCCTGAAGCCACTGTCACTTCCCCTCGTATCCAATCCTTCAATTACACTGACACCTCAAATACGCCGTGGCGACTTTCACGCGCTAGTGGCACCGACATGTTGCGTTAAGAGTGTGTTCGTGGTTTTAATAATAACCCAGACCGTTACAGGTCGTGCCTCATGACGGAGaaagtgttttaaatgtcacattacTGAGGTTGTCATCTACTTCCTGGTGTATTTTAGCAAGTTAGACTAACTTCTCAGCATATGCCCGATAACAAGGCTGCACTTCGCTCCGCTGACAGCTTAATCTAAAGTTCAATAATAAGAAAAGGAAATTCCGCCACCCTCGTGTAGCGCACAGGCCGTATCGATACAACAGAAGGAGGGATTGAGCTGAAACCGGTTTGCTATACCTGGGCGGGGGTTCCCAGAAATCCTCCCATGTGACGAAGTATTCACCAACATGCCCGTATATGGACAAGCCCGTGCGTAATTAGGAAAGGCCTACGTACGCGGGCTACGCTCCGTGCGTAAAAACGCTGAAACCAGAATGTGCTTGTGTAAGGGCTCCTCACTGGGAGCCATAGTAACTGTTACTGTTACAATATGGTTGGAGTGAAACCTCTTCGTCCTCCCCACTCTTTCCTGCTGTTTATGTGCGCGGCATGTTTTCGACTCTGCTGTCTGAAGAGATATaaataaacatcaaacaaacacgCAAGTCCGCCGtttatgtttcatttgaagACACTTTACTTAAATACacatcacaaataaaaaagacagtGTAAACATTGGACATCATTAGTTTGTCCGGATCAACCggacaaacaaaataatttacaCAATGAATGAACGCAGCATTGCATGACAATATCAGTTGCAAAAAGTACAAAGTATACAATAATCATTCCCATTTTCTACCATTAGTAAACCCGACTTCTGGGCCTGTGCCCACTGTGTTGCTCAGTGTCTGCTCAGTCTGGATGCTGCCCTGGTGTCAAGGGTTGAATGGTCTTTTGAGCGATGTCCAGCATCCGGAAGTACCATTTCATCAGTCTCTTCACCCTAAATAGCCTTAAGAGTTCTCTACACATAGCCCTCGGCCTTGTGTGGCTGTCAGTGCTGACAACACACCAGCCGGTTTCCCAGTGCTGCGCATGCAGACCATGACTCCAGTGTTATTACTTTTCAGTCAGTTAGCAGCCTCTGCTGTTTAAAATTCCTCCAGCTTGCTGCTGAGCATCAGCTGACAGCCGCTGCTCACATGTGTCAGGACCTTCTGTTTCAGCTGGGCGACTTGATCCCGCAGCACCGACGCCGTGTTGGAGAGCCCCTGGTTGTCGCTCTTCAAACATttcaccttctcctccagcCGGGCGATGCGCTCCAGCTTGCGCCTCCGGCATTTGGTGGCCGCGAGCCTGTTTCTCAGCCTCTTGCGCTCAGCCTTGATCCTCTCCTGGGTCTCCAAGTCGATCGGGGACATCGGAGGCGAGCCATCGCTGCTGAGGAGGTCAGGCACGGTCTGTGGCTCCTCCTTCAGAGCGACGAGCCGCTGCGGATGGAGTCCGGACCCGGGGAGAGTGTGCTGGAACGGGTGCGTGCCGTGCGTCGAGGTCTGTGGGTGGCTCTGCTGGTGCGGCGGCAGGTAGCTGATGGTGGCTGTGGGGTAGCTGGATGCGGAAGAGAGGCTTGTGTTGGGGCAGTAAGCGTTCAGTGTTGTGTAGATGGGAGGCTCGGGCTGCAAGGCGGAGCCGAAGACACTAGAGGCCGCCGCCGAACACGTAACTCCACCGGCTCCGATGGACACGTTCGGAGGGGGCATCTGGTTCATCTTGTGCAGCTCGTCCAGGGCTTTCACAAACCCCTCAGCGAAGCCCTCCTGCTCATCGGTGATGCCACGGTTATAGAAGTACTGGCCCGGGGTGGGAGTGGTGATCACACCGTTACTGTTTTGGATGATGAGCCGTTCAAGCTCTGGAGACGCGAGCTTCAGGGACCCCACGTCTTGCTGCCCCCCTTGGTATAGGTCTGTCTCGGCTCTCAGCTGGGATTTCAGGTTGCGATAGGGCTCTGTCAAGTTCAAATTCATATTCTGCTTTAGCAGTTTGTAGTCGTGCATTGCTGCTTCTGAGTGGCCGTAAGCCGACAGAAAAGAGTCGTCATGATAAAAAGGCTGTTCCATCTTTGTAGACATAAAGTCGTAGGAAAAGTAAGCTTACCAGCTAACACAGTCTGTGGATAATCAACAAATGTCAGT of Chelmon rostratus isolate fCheRos1 chromosome 17, fCheRos1.pri, whole genome shotgun sequence contains these proteins:
- the junbb gene encoding junB proto-oncogene, AP-1 transcription factor subunit b, which gives rise to MSTKMEQPFYHDDSFLSAYGHSEAAMHDYKLLKQNMNLNLTEPYRNLKSQLRAETDLYQGGQQDVGSLKLASPELERLIIQNSNGVITTPTPGQYFYNRGITDEQEGFAEGFVKALDELHKMNQMPPPNVSIGAGGVTCSAAASSVFGSALQPEPPIYTTLNAYCPNTSLSSASSYPTATISYLPPHQQSHPQTSTHGTHPFQHTLPGSGLHPQRLVALKEEPQTVPDLLSSDGSPPMSPIDLETQERIKAERKRLRNRLAATKCRRRKLERIARLEEKVKCLKSDNQGLSNTASVLRDQVAQLKQKVLTHVSSGCQLMLSSKLEEF